One stretch of Salarias fasciatus chromosome 19, fSalaFa1.1, whole genome shotgun sequence DNA includes these proteins:
- the lgmn gene encoding legumain, whose protein sequence is MFRSVLLALLGVLGAGLVLGSPFPDSEAGQGKNWAVVVAGSNGWYNYRHQADACHAYQILHKNGIPDEQIVVMMYDDLAKSPDNPTPDIVINRPNGSDVYKGVVKDYTGDDVTPENFLAVLKGDSAAVKGGSGKVLQSGPNDHVFVYFTDHGAPGILAFPNDDLSVKDLQDAITYMHDNKKYKKMVFYIEACESGSMMKQLPDDIDVFATTAANDHESSYACYYDEERDTYLGDWYSVNWMEDSDVEDLSKETLMKQFKIVKSHTNTSHVQQYGNKTMGRMKVKAFQGNGMTDAPPPPPETLLPVKSLDLVPSPDVYLATLKRKLMKTNDLYEGRRLLMKIKSHYQIRETIADSMRYIVQAVTGDKLTTQQVLEERADLTQHHCYMAAVNRFKQSCFNWHKFEYEHALRHLYALVNLCERGYSADSILQAMDSVCHY, encoded by the exons ATGTTTCGGAGCGTCCTCCTCGCCCTGCTCGGGGTGCTGGGCGCCGGGCTGGTTCTCGGTTCCCCCTTCCCGGACTCGGAGGCTGGCCAGGGGAAGAACTGGGCCGTGGTCGTGGCTGGATCCAACGGATGGTACAACTACAGACACcag GCTGATGCCTGCCATGCCTACCAGATCCTGCACAAGAACGGCATCCCCGATGAGCAGATCGTGGTCATGATGTATGATGATCTGGCCAAAAGTCCAGA TAATCCAACTCCAGACATCGTGATCAACAGGCCCAACGGCTCTGACGTGTACAAGGGCGTGGTGAAAGACTACACCGGAGAC GATGTGACTCCAGAAAACTTCCTGGCGGTGCTGAAGGGAGACTCCGCCGCGGTGAAAGGCGGCTCCGGGAAGGTGCTGCAGAG CGGCCCCAACGACCATGTGTTCGTGTACTTCACCGATCACGGCGCGCCTGGCATTCTGGCTTTCCCCAACGATGAT CTGAGTGTCAAAGACCTTCAGGACGCCATCACATACATGCACGACaacaagaaatacaaaaag atggtgtTCTACATCGAGGCGTGTGAATCTGGGTCAATGATGAAGCAACTGCCCGACGACATTGACG tttttgccACGACGGCAGCAAACGATCACGAGTCGTCGTACGCCTGCTACTACGACGAGGAGAGGGACACCTACCTGGGCGACTGGTACAGCGTCAACTGGATGGAGGACTCCGACGTG GAGGACCTGAGTAAAGAAACTCTGATGAAGCAGTTCAAGATTGTGAAGAGCCACACCAACACCAGCCACGTGCAGCAGTACGGGAACAAG ACGATGGGCCGCATGAAGGTCAAAGCGTTCCAGGGGAACGGCATGACGGacgcgccgcctcctcctccagagacaCTGCTCCCGGTGAAGAGTCTGGATCTGGTCCCGAGCCCCGACGTCTACCTGGCCACCCTCAAGAGGAAGCTGATGAAGACCAACGACCTCTACGAGGGGAGGCGCCTGCTGATGAAGATCAAATCCCACTACCAG ATCCGGGAGACGATCGCCGACAGCATGCGCTACATCGTCCAGGCGGTGACCGGCGACAAGCTCACCACCCAGCAGGTGCTGGAGGAGAGGGCCGACCTGACGCAGCACCACTGCTACATGGCGGCGGTCAACCGCttcaaacaaagctgcttcaacTGGCACAAGTTCGAG taCGAGCACGCCCTCAGACATCTGTACGCTCTGGTCAACCTGTGTGAGAGGGGATACTCTGCAGAcag CATCCTGCAGGCCATGGACTCAGTGTGTCACTACTGA
- the chp1 gene encoding calcineurin B homologous protein 1 gives MGSRASTLLREEEIEEIKKETGFSHSQITRLYSRFTSLDKGENGTLSREDFQRIPELAINPLGDRIINAFFPEGEDQVNFRGFMRTLAHFRPIEDNEKNKNPTASEPLNSRTNKLLFAFRLYDLDRDDKISRDELLQVLRMMVGVNISDEQLGSIADRTIQEADTNGDNSISFNEFIKVLEKVDVEQKMSIRFLH, from the exons ATGGGATCCAGAGCGTCCACGTTACTCCGAGAGGAGGAGATCGAAGAGATCAAGAAGGAGACTGGCT TCTCCCACAGTCAGATCACCCGCCTGTACAGCCGCTTCACAAGCCTGGATAAAGGGGAAAACGGCACCCTCAG TCGAGAAGATTTCCAGAGGATCCCAGAGCTGGCCATCAATCCTCTGGGAGACAGAATCATCAATGCATTTTTCCCTGAAGG CGAGGACCAGGTGAACTTCAGGGGCTTCATGCGGACTTTGGCTCACTTCAGACCGATCGAGGACAACGAGAAGAACAAGAACCCGACAGCCAGCGAGCCGCTCAACAGCAGGACAAACAAGCTGCTCT tTGCTTTTCGTCTTTATGACCTGGACAGAGATGACAAAATCTCCCGggacgagctgctgcag gtcttACGGATGATGGTGGGCGTAAATATCTCGGATGAACAGCTTGGCAGCATTGCTGATCGGACCATTCAGGAAGCTGACACGAATGGAGACAACTCCATTTCCTTCAATGAATTTATCAAG gTCCTGGAAAAAGTGGATGTGGAGCAGAAAATGAGCATCCGATTCCTACactaa